A region from the Melospiza georgiana isolate bMelGeo1 chromosome 10, bMelGeo1.pri, whole genome shotgun sequence genome encodes:
- the LOC131087770 gene encoding G-protein coupled receptor 35-like: MNVSNNCSTTNLEPHPHVRLIEFALYSFIFFFGALFNVLAFWVFSCKMKKWTETRVYVMNLVFADFSVICTLPSMVYLLWNKSARGELCQFTETMYFINMLVSIYIVSFISIDRYIAIKHPLKARAFRSPSKAALLCGLLWVLVIVSATIQQMHHRHADLCFQTNTLPAALSLLAIFFVFTLPFAILIFCSTEVIRDLKKHLNTTSPEEKSIHKAVQIIYANLIVFMICFLPAFLGLLARFIMESFGATCFLLCVMKNFSSVLRCIATSNCCLDSVCYYFVTREFQEAFLQHKASTQQAEATHPLQIQTC; the protein is encoded by the coding sequence ATGAATGTGTCCAACAACTGCAGCACCACAAATCTAGAACCTCACCCCCATGTTCGCCTCATTGAGTTTGCTCTGTAtagcttcattttcttttttggagCACTATTTAATGTCCTTGCCTTCTGGGTGTTCTCCTGCAAGATGAAGAAGTGGACAGAAACCAGGGTGTATGTGATGAATTTAGTCTTTGCAGATTTCTCTGTCATCTGCACCTTGCCTTCCATGGTTTATTTGCTCTGGAATAAGTCAGCCCGAGGGGAGCTCTGCCAGTTTACAGAGACAATGTATTTTATCAACATGTTAGTGAGCATCTACATCGTTTCATTCATCTCCATTGATCGATACATTGCCATAAAGCACCCTTTGAAAGCCAGGGCCTTCAGGTCCCCGTCAAAGGCTGCCCTCCTCTGTGGGCTCCTGTGGGTCCTGGTGATAGTCAGTGCCACCATCCAGCAGATGCACCACAGACATGCAGATCTCTGCTTCCAGACCAacaccctgcctgctgctctcagcttgCTGgccattttctttgttttcactcTCCCATTTGCCATCTTGATCTTCTGCTCCACAGAAGTCATCAGGGACCTCAAGAAACATCTGAACACGACTTCACCGGAGGAGAAATCGATCCATAAAGCTGTACAGATAATTTACGCAAATCTGATTGTATTTATGATATGTTTCCTGCCAGCCTTCCTCGGGCTGCTCGCCAGGTTCATCATGGAGAGCTTTGGAGCTAcctgttttctgctctgtgtcaTGAAGAACTTCTCCTCCGTGTTGAGGTGCATTGCCACGTCCAACTGCTGTCTCGATAGTGTCTGCTACTACTTTGTCACCAGGGAGTTCCAGGAAGCCTTTCTACAGCACAAAGCCAGCACTCAACAAGCAGAGGCAACCCACCCCTTGCAGATACAGACATGctaa